A window of Candidatus Kinetoplastibacterium crithidii (ex Angomonas deanei ATCC 30255) contains these coding sequences:
- a CDS encoding alpha/beta hydrolase — MLIKTTKKLIGYAGSVDYAIEWPEHKILGWALILHPHPLYGGNRNNKVITTISRECLRQGIVAIRPNFRGVGDSDGFFDNGVGETHDMSALMHQIIDVYPELSELPCFLAGFSFGSAVAAQLYSKLYDENKSANIRCLMLIGSAVQRFQFSEIHLPNKTIIIHGETDEIVPFDEMLDWARPKSIPIIMIPSCSHFFHGKLLLLREMVSIYLKSSII; from the coding sequence ATGCTAATTAAGACAACAAAGAAATTAATTGGTTATGCTGGATCAGTTGATTATGCAATTGAATGGCCTGAACATAAAATTCTTGGTTGGGCCTTGATACTACATCCTCATCCATTGTATGGCGGCAATCGTAATAATAAAGTAATAACTACGATTTCTAGAGAGTGTCTAAGACAAGGAATTGTTGCAATCAGACCTAATTTTAGAGGTGTTGGTGATTCAGATGGTTTTTTTGATAATGGGGTAGGGGAGACTCATGATATGAGTGCTCTTATGCATCAAATTATTGATGTTTATCCTGAGCTTTCTGAGTTGCCTTGTTTTCTTGCTGGATTTTCATTTGGATCTGCTGTTGCTGCACAATTATATTCAAAGTTATATGATGAGAATAAGTCTGCTAATATAAGATGTTTAATGCTTATTGGCTCTGCCGTACAACGTTTTCAATTTAGTGAAATCCATCTGCCAAATAAGACCATAATAATTCATGGTGAAACAGATGAAATTGTTCCTTTTGATGAAATGTTGGATTGGGCTAGGCCGAAATCTATACCAATTATTATGATTCCATCTTGTTCTCATTTTTTTCATGGAAAATTACTATTATTGCGCGAAATGGTATCTATTTATCTCAAGTCTAGTATTATTTGA
- a CDS encoding biotin--[acetyl-CoA-carboxylase] ligase produces MLQILKKNLPMFHDIEWTESTDSTNTSLIKKIRGNDIKTPYLEGTNNQLAGRGRQGKKWISNNNDLTFSCAFNIKINPINLPSIAIVAGISACESLKELVYHNNSHLSLKWPNDIQWDNKKISGILVETIKNHKRDNCYFAIIGIGINLNKAIDKSTDLNRPITDFSEITNQHIIKCEKTIQIITTISKSWYKDISLLEKSGLQDFYERFKKIDYLFGKRIRIEKEGKTIQDGIANGIDEFGHLTLKTISGVKSVYSDNISINYKNDCSD; encoded by the coding sequence ATGTTGCAAATTTTGAAAAAAAACTTACCGATGTTTCATGACATTGAATGGACTGAGTCAACAGATTCTACTAATACAAGCTTGATAAAAAAAATAAGAGGTAATGATATTAAAACGCCATATCTGGAAGGAACTAACAATCAACTTGCTGGTAGAGGAAGACAAGGGAAAAAATGGATTAGCAATAATAATGATCTCACATTTTCTTGTGCTTTTAATATTAAAATCAATCCTATTAATTTACCATCAATCGCTATTGTAGCAGGCATAAGCGCTTGTGAATCATTAAAAGAATTGGTCTATCATAATAATTCACATCTGTCACTAAAATGGCCAAATGACATCCAATGGGACAACAAAAAAATCTCTGGCATTCTAGTAGAAACAATTAAAAATCATAAAAGAGATAATTGTTACTTTGCAATTATAGGCATAGGTATTAATTTAAATAAAGCTATCGATAAGTCGACTGATCTTAATAGACCAATCACTGATTTCTCTGAAATAACCAATCAACACATTATTAAATGTGAAAAAACTATACAAATAATAACAACAATATCAAAGTCATGGTACAAGGACATATCTCTTTTGGAAAAGAGTGGTTTACAAGATTTCTATGAGCGATTCAAGAAAATTGATTATTTGTTTGGAAAAAGGATCAGGATTGAAAAAGAAGGTAAAACTATCCAAGATGGCATAGCAAATGGTATAGATGAATTTGGACATCTAACCTTGAAAACAATATCTGGTGTAAAATCAGTATATTCTGACAATATATCTATCAACTATAAAAATGATTGTTCTGATTGA
- a CDS encoding type III pantothenate kinase — translation MIVLIDSGNSRIKIGWLDYRMSVAHREPHAAIFDNLNIKSLGQWITTLPKTPVYAIGSNVAGKQRESIITHELNSVGCKIRWISAEKKLLGLTNNYEQPLLLGSDRWASMIGVLSRQAKEHPPLIVASFGTATTIDIISPDNIFIEGIILPGTFMMRQALTNGTANLPMTRANATNFPTDTVKAINSGIVAAQTGALLHQYNAAFHHYKQAPKIYVTGGVWPELETEIRTLIEKNRLPNQQPAKIDYLDRPVLDGLACIAKLDSK, via the coding sequence ATGATTGTTCTGATTGACTCTGGTAATAGCCGAATAAAAATTGGCTGGTTAGATTATAGAATGAGTGTCGCCCATCGTGAACCTCATGCCGCCATATTTGATAATTTAAATATAAAATCTCTTGGACAGTGGATTACTACATTACCAAAAACTCCAGTATATGCAATTGGATCTAATGTGGCAGGAAAACAAAGAGAATCCATCATTACTCATGAGTTAAATTCCGTTGGTTGTAAAATAAGATGGATATCTGCTGAAAAAAAACTATTAGGATTAACAAATAATTACGAACAACCATTATTGTTAGGATCTGATAGATGGGCATCCATGATAGGGGTCCTATCTAGACAAGCAAAAGAACATCCACCTCTTATTGTAGCTAGTTTTGGTACAGCAACCACTATAGACATCATAAGCCCTGACAATATATTTATAGAAGGTATTATACTGCCAGGAACTTTTATGATGAGACAAGCATTAACTAATGGCACGGCTAACCTACCCATGACTCGTGCAAATGCAACAAATTTTCCTACAGATACTGTAAAAGCAATAAATTCTGGCATCGTAGCAGCACAAACAGGAGCCTTATTACATCAATATAATGCAGCGTTTCATCATTATAAACAAGCACCAAAAATCTATGTTACTGGAGGAGTATGGCCAGAGTTAGAAACTGAGATTCGTACATTAATAGAGAAAAATAGATTACCTAATCAACAACCAGCAAAAATTGATTATTTAGATAGGCCTGTTTTGGATGGATTAGCATGTATAGCCAAATTAGATTCTAAATAG
- the aspS gene encoding aspartate--tRNA ligase, with the protein MRNCYVGQVSNKFLGQNIVLYGWVHRRRDHGGVIFIDLRDHTGLMQIVFDPKNDCFSLAETLRNEYCISIEGVVRFRPDGTKNTDLLSGDIEIVCGKLEIFNQAKSLPFNLDDTNLSETTRLSNRVLDLRRPVMQTNLRTRYYVSKLVRKFLDDSGFIEIETPILTKSTPEGARDYLVPSRVHDGHFFALPQSPQLFKQMLMVSGFDRYYQITRCFRDEDLRSDRQPEFTQIDCELSFINEEEIRSLFEKMIRDVFKYLKNIDLPDPFPVISWEEALNSYGSDKPDLRINLKLTNITDIVKNVDFKIFSSVASDPNGRVVALRVPGGASISRNDIDNYTKFVAIYGARGLAYIKITNLDDGRDGMQSPIIKNISDSALNLLIERIGAKDGDIIFFGADKSKIVYDALGALRLKIGNSEFGKDNGLFVNDWKPLWVVDFPMFEYDEHDKRYVAIHHPFTSPKDGHDVFLEEGSYNKVVSKAYDMVLNGWEIGGGSIRIHKEEIQKKVFKALNFTEETAKARFGFLLDALQYGAPPHGGIAFGLDRLVAILTSSESIRDVIAFPKTQRAQCLLTHAPSSIEDKQLEELHISINCDK; encoded by the coding sequence ATGCGTAACTGCTATGTTGGTCAGGTTTCTAATAAGTTTCTTGGTCAGAATATTGTGTTATATGGTTGGGTTCATCGGCGTCGTGATCATGGAGGGGTAATCTTTATAGATTTGCGAGATCATACAGGATTAATGCAAATAGTTTTTGATCCCAAGAATGATTGTTTTTCTTTAGCAGAAACACTACGTAACGAATATTGTATTAGTATAGAGGGTGTTGTCCGATTTCGACCTGATGGAACAAAAAATACAGATTTATTATCAGGTGATATAGAAATTGTTTGTGGTAAATTAGAAATTTTTAACCAAGCGAAATCATTGCCTTTTAATTTAGATGATACTAACTTATCAGAAACAACAAGACTTTCTAATAGAGTTTTAGATTTGCGAAGACCTGTTATGCAAACTAATCTAAGAACTAGGTATTATGTTTCTAAGTTAGTCAGAAAATTCTTAGATGATTCTGGATTTATAGAGATTGAAACTCCTATTTTAACAAAGAGTACTCCAGAAGGAGCACGTGATTACTTAGTACCTTCACGTGTTCATGATGGTCATTTTTTTGCATTACCACAATCACCGCAATTATTTAAACAAATGTTGATGGTTTCTGGATTTGATAGGTATTATCAAATTACTAGGTGTTTTCGTGATGAAGATTTACGATCTGATCGTCAGCCTGAATTTACCCAAATTGATTGTGAGTTATCATTTATAAATGAGGAAGAAATTCGTTCTCTTTTTGAAAAAATGATCAGAGATGTATTTAAATATTTAAAGAACATTGATTTACCTGATCCATTTCCAGTGATTTCATGGGAAGAAGCTTTGAATTCTTATGGTTCAGATAAGCCTGATCTTCGTATTAATTTGAAGTTAACAAATATTACCGATATTGTTAAAAATGTTGATTTTAAAATATTTTCTTCTGTTGCTTCAGATCCTAATGGTAGAGTTGTTGCTCTAAGAGTTCCTGGTGGTGCATCCATTTCTAGGAATGATATTGATAATTATACTAAATTTGTTGCTATATATGGAGCACGTGGGTTGGCTTATATCAAGATTACCAATCTTGATGATGGACGTGATGGTATGCAATCACCTATCATAAAAAATATCTCTGATAGTGCTCTTAATCTATTAATAGAAAGAATTGGAGCTAAAGATGGTGATATTATCTTTTTTGGCGCTGATAAAAGCAAGATTGTATATGATGCACTCGGAGCTTTGCGATTAAAAATAGGAAATAGCGAATTTGGTAAGGATAATGGGTTATTTGTTAATGACTGGAAACCACTTTGGGTTGTAGACTTTCCTATGTTTGAATATGATGAGCATGATAAACGTTATGTGGCTATACATCATCCGTTTACAAGTCCTAAAGATGGTCATGATGTTTTCCTAGAAGAAGGATCTTATAATAAAGTAGTTTCTAAAGCATATGATATGGTCTTAAATGGATGGGAAATAGGAGGTGGATCTATTCGTATTCACAAAGAGGAGATACAAAAGAAAGTATTTAAAGCGCTAAATTTTACAGAAGAAACAGCTAAAGCTAGATTTGGTTTTTTATTAGATGCTTTGCAATATGGGGCTCCTCCTCATGGAGGTATCGCATTTGGTTTAGATCGATTAGTTGCTATATTAACTTCTTCAGAGTCTATTAGGGATGTTATTGCTTTTCCAAAGACACAAAGAGCCCAGTGTTTGCTAACACATGCTCCTTCATCAATAGAAGATAAGCAGCTAGAAGAATTGCATATTAGTATTAATTGTGATAAATAA
- a CDS encoding DUF502 domain-containing protein: MLKKYFITGLLIWVPLVITLWVLNLLFSILEAFVPKFLSSQSLFGCNIPGFQLILVFLVIWITGLLAANLIGRTILKYWELILGRIPLVRSIYNSVKQASDTILSSESQSFRKAVLIQYPRESCWTIAFLTGVPKDSLLSGLPGKYVSVYVPTTPNPTSGYFLIVNEKEIIPLNITVDNALKYIVSMGVVSPID; encoded by the coding sequence ATGTTAAAAAAATATTTTATTACGGGTTTATTAATTTGGGTACCATTGGTTATTACTTTATGGGTGCTAAATTTATTGTTTAGTATTCTAGAGGCATTTGTACCTAAATTCTTATCTTCACAATCACTATTTGGGTGTAATATACCAGGATTTCAATTGATATTAGTGTTTCTAGTGATTTGGATTACTGGTTTATTGGCGGCTAATTTGATTGGACGAACTATCTTGAAGTACTGGGAGTTAATCTTGGGACGCATTCCGTTGGTGCGTTCTATATATAATTCAGTGAAACAAGCTAGTGACACCATTTTGTCTTCGGAAAGCCAGTCATTTAGGAAGGCTGTTTTGATCCAATATCCTAGAGAGTCTTGTTGGACGATAGCTTTTCTGACTGGGGTTCCTAAGGATTCGTTGTTATCTGGATTGCCTGGTAAATATGTCAGTGTTTATGTACCTACAACACCGAATCCTACATCAGGTTATTTCTTGATTGTTAATGAGAAGGAAATAATACCTCTGAATATAACTGTTGATAATGCTTTGAAATATATTGTATCTATGGGAGTGGTTAGTCCTATAGATTAA
- a CDS encoding FmdB family zinc ribbon protein — protein MPIYTYKCTTCGYVNDVLQKVHDDPIKKCPDCSSSSYFKQVTASSFQLKGSGWYVTDFRDSKNNNSEKKQVTKSEKANDNKSTSDSSSN, from the coding sequence ATGCCTATTTACACCTATAAATGTACGACATGTGGCTATGTCAATGATGTTTTGCAAAAAGTGCACGATGACCCTATTAAAAAGTGCCCAGATTGTAGTAGCAGTTCATATTTTAAGCAAGTTACAGCTTCTAGTTTTCAGTTAAAAGGAAGTGGTTGGTATGTTACTGATTTTAGAGATAGTAAAAACAACAATTCTGAAAAGAAGCAAGTAACAAAGTCTGAAAAAGCAAATGATAATAAAAGTACTTCAGACTCATCTAGTAATTAA
- a CDS encoding PLP-dependent aminotransferase family protein gives MKPEFHFADRAIKLTSSAIREILKVTEKKEIISFAGGLPSPEGFPIEIVKDAFNKVLTENGKVALQYGTTEGYTPLRQWIADEMNASGSEINIDQILIVSGSQQALDLLGKILINEGDKILVENPSYLGALQSFGLYQPKYIPVPTDDGGLIPEHIDKETASNARFLYALPNFQNPTGRTLSLERRKELVKLMANLNIPIIEDDPYGELRYKGTPQPSLLSLSKETGGTVIRLGTFSKVLAPGLRLGYVIAPVPIIRKLVQAKQASDLHTPTLTQMAVYEVIKDGFLQKHLPNVRDIYRTQVQCMLKALEKEFPAGIQWTKPEGGMFLWITLPKHIDSTKLLEKAIVRNIAFVTGKPFFIAPSPEENCTMRLSFATVPEEKIVQGISLLGQLIKENL, from the coding sequence ATGAAACCTGAATTTCACTTTGCTGATAGAGCTATTAAATTAACCAGCTCTGCAATAAGAGAAATTTTGAAAGTAACAGAAAAAAAAGAAATAATCTCTTTTGCTGGAGGACTACCATCTCCTGAAGGATTCCCAATAGAAATAGTTAAGGATGCATTTAACAAAGTTTTAACAGAAAATGGTAAGGTTGCCTTACAATATGGCACTACTGAAGGATATACCCCTTTAAGACAATGGATAGCAGATGAAATGAATGCATCTGGCTCTGAAATTAATATTGATCAAATACTTATAGTATCTGGATCTCAACAAGCTCTTGATTTATTAGGAAAAATCCTCATAAACGAAGGTGACAAAATATTAGTTGAAAACCCAAGTTATTTAGGAGCACTGCAGTCTTTTGGTCTATACCAACCTAAATACATACCTGTTCCAACAGATGATGGTGGATTAATCCCAGAACATATAGATAAAGAGACAGCTTCAAATGCACGTTTTTTATACGCCCTACCAAATTTTCAAAACCCAACAGGACGTACATTAAGTCTTGAAAGACGGAAAGAATTAGTTAAATTAATGGCCAATTTAAATATTCCGATAATCGAAGATGATCCTTACGGTGAACTAAGATATAAAGGCACACCACAACCAAGCCTACTATCTTTATCAAAGGAAACAGGAGGAACAGTAATTAGACTTGGTACTTTTTCTAAAGTTTTAGCACCAGGCTTAAGATTAGGCTATGTAATAGCTCCTGTTCCAATAATTAGAAAACTTGTACAAGCAAAACAAGCTTCAGACTTACATACTCCAACACTCACACAAATGGCTGTTTATGAAGTAATTAAAGATGGTTTTTTACAAAAACATCTGCCTAATGTAAGGGATATATATCGTACTCAAGTACAATGCATGCTAAAAGCACTAGAAAAAGAATTCCCAGCAGGAATACAATGGACTAAGCCAGAAGGTGGTATGTTCCTGTGGATCACTTTACCAAAACATATAGATAGTACTAAATTACTAGAAAAAGCAATTGTCAGAAATATAGCTTTCGTCACAGGAAAACCATTCTTCATTGCCCCTTCTCCAGAAGAAAATTGCACCATGAGATTAAGTTTCGCAACAGTTCCAGAAGAAAAAATAGTGCAAGGAATCTCATTACTAGGACAGTTAATCAAAGAGAATTTATAA
- the panB gene encoding 3-methyl-2-oxobutanoate hydroxymethyltransferase: protein MSAQILRKNIIFIKNCKRKQKIVALSAYTSSIASIIDKHVDLILVGDSLGMVIYGFPNTLSVTLDMMIAHGSAVVRSTKLACTVVDMPFGSYQASKSQAFKNASKILSETGAQAVKIEGGSEMAETVSFLTNRGIPVMGHIGLMPQQFNTVGGFKALKSEDHVFKKILEDATLLESAGAFAIVLECVSEVIGESISNKLDIPIVGIGASPSCDGQILVVDDILGMQKNFSPKFVKKYANMEEQISQAVEKYSLEVKEGIFPAKEYCFS, encoded by the coding sequence ATGTCTGCACAAATTTTAAGAAAAAATATTATTTTTATCAAAAATTGTAAAAGAAAACAAAAGATTGTAGCGTTATCTGCTTATACTTCATCGATAGCTAGTATTATTGATAAACATGTTGATTTAATATTAGTTGGAGATTCTTTAGGTATGGTTATATACGGATTCCCTAATACTTTATCTGTTACATTGGATATGATGATAGCTCATGGTTCAGCTGTAGTAAGGTCTACAAAACTTGCTTGTACAGTAGTAGACATGCCATTTGGTAGTTATCAGGCATCTAAATCGCAAGCATTTAAAAATGCATCTAAAATTTTGTCAGAAACAGGTGCTCAAGCAGTAAAAATAGAGGGTGGTTCTGAAATGGCTGAAACAGTTAGTTTTCTAACTAATAGAGGTATTCCTGTTATGGGCCATATTGGCTTAATGCCACAGCAATTTAATACTGTAGGTGGTTTTAAAGCATTAAAATCAGAGGATCATGTGTTTAAAAAGATTCTTGAAGATGCTACTTTGTTAGAGTCAGCTGGAGCATTTGCCATAGTTTTAGAATGTGTATCAGAAGTAATTGGGGAAAGCATATCAAATAAATTAGATATACCTATAGTAGGAATAGGTGCCTCACCTTCTTGTGATGGGCAAATACTAGTAGTAGATGATATTCTTGGAATGCAGAAAAATTTTTCTCCAAAATTCGTTAAAAAATACGCTAATATGGAAGAGCAAATTTCACAAGCAGTTGAAAAATATTCACTAGAAGTTAAGGAAGGTATATTCCCTGCAAAAGAGTATTGCTTTTCTTAG
- the ssb gene encoding single-stranded DNA-binding protein translates to MASVNKVIIVGNLGRDPEVRYTPEGSAICNMSVATTSQWKDRNSGERREETEWHRVVLYNRLAEIAGEFLKKGRPVYLEGRLKTRKWQDKDTGSDRYSTEIIVDQMQMLGSKDSVNDSHGTIEANNAYKGKSQQNTSIASKEFNDLSDMDDDIPF, encoded by the coding sequence ATGGCTTCAGTTAATAAAGTAATAATAGTTGGAAATTTAGGAAGAGATCCAGAAGTTCGTTATACGCCAGAGGGATCTGCTATTTGTAATATGTCTGTTGCAACCACTTCACAATGGAAGGATAGGAATAGTGGAGAACGTCGTGAAGAAACAGAGTGGCATCGTGTGGTTTTATATAATCGTTTAGCGGAAATTGCTGGTGAATTTTTAAAAAAAGGCAGACCAGTTTATCTAGAAGGGCGATTAAAAACAAGGAAATGGCAAGATAAAGATACTGGTTCTGATAGGTATAGCACTGAAATTATTGTTGATCAAATGCAAATGTTAGGTTCTAAAGATTCTGTCAATGATTCTCACGGAACTATAGAGGCAAATAATGCATATAAAGGAAAATCACAACAAAATACTTCAATTGCAAGTAAAGAATTCAATGACTTATCAGATATGGACGATGATATTCCATTCTAG
- the uvrA gene encoding excinuclease ABC subunit UvrA — protein MNKIIIKGARAHNLKNISLNIPRNKIVVITGVSGSGKSSLVFDTIYAESQKKYLECLSSYTRQLNNSLPNPDIDEIEGLSPSISLKQKLSLQSSRSTIGTISEISNHLRLLFAKIGFAICPQHKTILRSYNAKEITEWAFSLNIGTKIIILAPLNINNVESAITTLQKQGYLRLRINKQITEIEKIQNIGKELLSNTIELVVDRLTIKDENKNRLISSIETALKIGSGHIILETIHDNKEFFFSNIIECQICKYQIKTIEPSLFSHNSNIGACKTCKGTGNIKYIDPTLLINPELSLINGAINIFDKGLITELENLAHKYNFDSKSIFKELPKKIQSIIIWGENIYNNHCEENIFSGVINCLEKFIEKNNICSTKLKDYCNIKECPECKGSKICIEARNIKIKSCVSKESETILSIDEVESLKISECIKWVKTIKYNNSDKKIVKQIIPSIINKLSFLEGSGLGYLSLNRNINKTSRGEAQRIMLSGLICSNLTGITYVLDEPSAGLHKKDMVYIIKILEKLRELGNSIIIVEHDETIIKKADWIIEIGPGAGIDGGEIIAEGKLEDIINNQKSITGYFLKENRFAKYEINNNINKFTSWIQIETINNSKKAMEIKIPHGYITCITGISGSGKSNLVNNILLPAFLKNTNNRNDIFYYKNFKFSGINNFNRIIYVDQNNIGTISNSNIATYCDFLTNIRELFAQTTEARVRGYKPSRFSFNIKGGRCEECNGNGIKKIDMYFLPNMQLKCNDCNGTRYNHETLDITYKNLNIAEILELTVEKAMDIFKALPNIAKKLQSIIEVGLSYICIGQSLATLSGGELQRLKIATELAKKSNDPTLYVLDEPTLGLHFKDIDILLNILYKLLDKGDTILIVEHNLDIIKNSHWIIDLESDHDSDTGTKIINQGTPKKISLSKKGYTAEYLL, from the coding sequence ATGAATAAAATCATAATAAAAGGAGCTAGAGCTCACAATTTAAAAAATATATCTTTGAATATACCACGTAATAAAATTGTAGTTATTACAGGTGTGTCAGGATCAGGTAAATCTTCGTTAGTTTTCGATACAATATATGCAGAAAGCCAGAAAAAATATTTAGAATGTCTTTCTTCATATACAAGACAACTCAATAATTCACTACCAAATCCTGATATAGATGAGATAGAAGGGCTATCTCCTTCTATCTCATTAAAACAAAAGTTATCTTTACAAAGTTCAAGATCAACTATAGGAACCATATCTGAAATAAGTAATCATTTAAGATTATTATTCGCAAAAATTGGATTTGCAATATGTCCTCAACATAAGACAATCCTTCGGTCTTATAATGCCAAAGAAATTACAGAATGGGCATTTTCGTTAAACATAGGGACTAAAATCATAATTCTGGCCCCACTAAATATTAATAATGTAGAATCAGCAATTACAACGTTACAAAAACAAGGTTATTTACGACTAAGAATTAATAAGCAAATCACAGAAATAGAAAAAATTCAAAATATAGGAAAAGAACTTCTTTCTAATACAATAGAGTTAGTTGTAGATCGATTAACAATCAAAGATGAAAATAAAAATCGTTTAATTTCAAGTATTGAAACAGCTTTAAAAATAGGAAGTGGTCATATAATTCTAGAAACAATTCATGATAATAAAGAATTCTTTTTTTCCAATATCATAGAATGTCAAATATGCAAATACCAAATAAAAACAATAGAACCTAGCTTATTCAGCCACAATAGTAATATTGGTGCATGCAAAACTTGCAAAGGCACTGGCAATATTAAATATATAGATCCTACATTATTGATTAATCCAGAATTAAGCCTAATAAATGGAGCAATTAATATTTTTGACAAAGGTTTGATAACAGAACTAGAAAATTTAGCACATAAATATAATTTTGATTCAAAATCCATCTTCAAAGAATTACCAAAGAAAATACAATCCATAATTATATGGGGAGAAAATATTTATAATAATCATTGTGAAGAAAATATATTTTCTGGTGTTATTAATTGTCTAGAAAAATTCATAGAAAAAAATAACATATGCTCAACAAAACTTAAAGATTATTGCAATATAAAAGAATGTCCTGAATGCAAAGGATCAAAAATTTGTATAGAGGCACGGAATATAAAAATAAAATCATGTGTTAGCAAAGAATCAGAGACTATTTTATCAATAGATGAGGTCGAATCATTAAAAATATCAGAATGCATTAAATGGGTCAAAACAATAAAATACAATAATTCAGATAAAAAGATAGTCAAACAAATTATACCCTCAATAATAAATAAGTTATCGTTTTTAGAAGGATCTGGACTAGGTTACCTATCGCTAAACAGAAACATAAATAAAACCTCTAGAGGTGAAGCTCAACGCATAATGTTATCAGGTTTAATTTGCTCTAATCTTACTGGTATTACATATGTACTAGATGAACCATCTGCTGGTTTACATAAAAAAGATATGGTATACATCATAAAAATTTTAGAAAAACTAAGAGAACTAGGTAATAGCATAATAATAGTAGAACATGATGAGACTATAATCAAAAAAGCTGATTGGATAATAGAAATAGGACCAGGAGCTGGCATTGATGGGGGTGAAATTATAGCAGAAGGAAAGCTAGAGGATATCATAAATAACCAGAAATCAATTACCGGTTATTTTTTAAAGGAAAATAGATTTGCTAAATATGAAATAAACAATAATATCAATAAATTTACATCTTGGATTCAAATAGAAACTATAAACAATTCCAAGAAAGCAATGGAAATAAAGATACCTCATGGCTACATAACTTGCATAACAGGAATTTCTGGCTCAGGCAAATCAAACCTAGTAAATAATATACTACTTCCTGCTTTTCTAAAAAACACTAATAACAGAAATGATATTTTCTATTATAAAAACTTCAAATTCAGCGGCATAAATAATTTTAACAGAATAATATACGTAGACCAAAATAATATTGGAACGATCTCTAATAGTAATATAGCTACTTATTGTGATTTTCTAACAAACATTAGGGAATTATTTGCACAAACAACTGAAGCCAGAGTGAGGGGATATAAACCTAGCAGATTTAGTTTTAACATTAAAGGCGGCAGATGTGAAGAATGTAATGGTAATGGCATAAAAAAAATAGATATGTACTTTTTGCCTAACATGCAATTAAAATGCAACGATTGTAATGGGACACGTTACAATCATGAAACACTAGATATAACCTATAAAAACTTAAATATTGCTGAAATTCTAGAACTTACAGTAGAGAAAGCCATGGATATTTTTAAGGCTTTACCTAATATAGCAAAAAAATTACAATCTATAATAGAAGTTGGCCTATCATATATATGCATTGGACAAAGCCTTGCTACATTATCCGGAGGAGAATTACAAAGACTCAAGATAGCTACAGAATTAGCTAAGAAAAGCAACGATCCTACTTTATATGTTCTAGATGAACCAACACTAGGTTTACATTTCAAAGATATCGATATATTACTGAATATCCTGTACAAGTTACTTGATAAAGGAGATACCATTCTTATTGTTGAACACAATTTAGATATTATAAAAAATTCACACTGGATAATAGACTTAGAGTCTGATCATGATAGTGATACTGGAACTAAGATAATAAATCAAGGAACACCAAAAAAAATATCTCTATCAAAAAAAGGATATACTGCCGAATACCTATTATGA